One genomic segment of Synechocystis sp. LKSZ1 includes these proteins:
- a CDS encoding homoserine dehydrogenase has translation MAFKIGLLGLGTVGTGTVAILQDPVGRSPLLKEIEIYRVGVRSLDKPRAITLPPEVITTDLDSIVTDPEISIIVELIGGLEPARSLILKAIAHKKHIVTANKAVIARYGHEIYTAANQAGVYVLLEAAVGGGIPIIKPLKQSLGGNRVQSIIGIVNGTTNYILSRMTAEGAEFEMVLAEAQQLGYAEADPSADVDGLDAADKIAILASLGFGGRVKREDVYCEGIRPVSAVDIAYADKLGFVIKLLAIAEGQQGEESDHLQLRVHPTLVSKTHPLANINGVYNGILVTGDPLGQVMFYGRGAGAGPTASAVVSDMVNIVGILSSSDENPALDPLLSCTHQHYCQMIPMEELCTRFYARFLCQDVPGVVGHLGMSFGNHGVSLESVVQIGFQENTAEIVVVTHDVREGNFRAALAEIEALPAIKAIPSVLRVL, from the coding sequence GTGGCGTTTAAGATTGGGTTGCTGGGTTTAGGAACTGTCGGCACAGGCACCGTAGCAATCCTGCAAGATCCGGTAGGTCGGAGTCCCCTACTCAAGGAAATTGAAATTTATCGGGTGGGGGTGCGTTCCCTAGACAAACCCAGGGCCATAACCTTGCCTCCAGAGGTGATCACCACAGACCTCGACAGTATTGTCACCGATCCTGAGATCAGCATCATTGTGGAGTTAATTGGCGGCCTGGAGCCAGCCCGTTCTCTGATTCTCAAGGCCATTGCCCATAAAAAACACATCGTCACCGCCAATAAAGCGGTCATCGCCCGTTATGGGCACGAGATCTACACCGCGGCCAATCAAGCGGGGGTTTATGTCCTCCTGGAAGCAGCCGTTGGTGGCGGCATTCCCATTATCAAGCCCTTGAAGCAGTCCCTCGGAGGCAATCGCGTCCAGAGTATTATTGGGATTGTTAATGGTACGACCAACTATATCCTGTCGCGCATGACGGCGGAAGGGGCTGAATTTGAAATGGTACTAGCGGAGGCCCAGCAGTTGGGCTACGCAGAGGCCGACCCCAGTGCCGACGTGGATGGCCTGGATGCGGCGGATAAAATTGCTATTTTGGCTTCCTTGGGTTTTGGCGGCCGGGTGAAACGGGAAGATGTCTATTGCGAAGGTATTCGGCCTGTGAGTGCAGTGGATATTGCCTACGCCGATAAGTTGGGCTTTGTGATTAAACTATTGGCCATTGCGGAAGGCCAACAGGGGGAAGAATCCGACCATCTGCAACTGCGGGTTCATCCCACCTTGGTCAGTAAGACCCATCCTTTGGCCAATATTAACGGGGTTTACAATGGCATTCTGGTAACGGGCGACCCCTTAGGCCAGGTGATGTTCTACGGTCGCGGGGCCGGGGCCGGGCCAACGGCCAGTGCCGTGGTGTCGGACATGGTGAATATTGTGGGGATTCTTTCTAGTAGTGATGAGAATCCGGCCCTGGATCCCCTCCTCAGTTGCACCCATCAGCACTACTGCCAAATGATTCCGATGGAGGAACTGTGTACCCGTTTCTATGCCCGCTTCCTCTGCCAGGATGTGCCGGGAGTTGTAGGCCATTTGGGCATGAGTTTTGGCAACCATGGGGTTAGTTTGGAATCCGTCGTACAGATTGGCTTTCAAGAAAATACGGCGGAAATCGTTGTCGTCACCCATGACGTACGGGAAGGGAATTTCAGGGCGGCCCTGGCGGAAATCGAGGCCCTGCCGGCGATCAAAGCCATTCCCAGTGTTTTGCGGGTTCTCTAG
- a CDS encoding DEAD/DEAH box helicase family protein, with protein sequence MEAIQVEYSGQIEVNTGKNPRELYAHQNEAIKALNEKNQLPFEGLLVLPTGGGKTLTAIHWLLRSFIDKQKKVLWIAHRHELLDQTFETLKFNAYSSLLADVERFRYRVISGHPKHDRPVNIQPTDDIIIASKDSLNSGLNYLTDNWINHADTILLVIDEAHHATAKTYRKLIESIKQNFQERGKTNGFRMLGLTATPFRTDAGEKGLLKKVFPDDIIFSEHLRTLITRGILAEPIFENLETDLDFYRELTEKDVRAIEDFDKLPKKIAEKIAMSSIRNKRIVDHYVENRDKYKPLLVFSVDIQHAIALNGLFKKRGIDSDFVASKITDDGTGATISVKENSEKIKRFRAGEIEVLINVEMLTEGTDLPNVQTVFLARPTTSTILMTQMIGRALRGQRAGGTEKAYIVSFIDDWENKINWVNPEKLTDIEGVEFVDKELDTMKRIARLISIEKIEEFARIMDDSIDTTALEKLDFLTRIPVGIYRFSILEPSESGEPLSRDYDVLLYNDTEDAYDSFVNDLSAIFQCIDAQNREILTDEELEYLLQQTKDIYFPDHPFLLGYRDDDVKNILRFYAQKEIRPEFIAFSERRKCNSSIVASYIYDNNLTRKQQKEYLTSLWNDSQSFWQVIFGYKELYFKKQVEIELDKLDGYYHDLPVVAPKIIPDSVPLERLTLIEIRERDPAEYRNIKDAVFARFTDAKGFITCAMSGLKSQMRRDFQIDHIIPMSKGGLTTLENLQVLSRKAHIEKTRSENLKFPYKS encoded by the coding sequence ATGGAAGCCATTCAAGTTGAGTACTCTGGTCAAATAGAAGTCAATACAGGTAAAAACCCTAGGGAGCTTTATGCTCATCAAAATGAGGCAATCAAGGCACTAAACGAGAAAAATCAGTTACCCTTTGAGGGATTATTAGTTTTGCCAACAGGTGGCGGGAAAACTTTAACAGCAATTCATTGGTTATTAAGAAGCTTTATTGACAAACAAAAAAAGGTTTTGTGGATAGCTCATCGGCATGAGTTACTTGACCAGACATTTGAGACTTTAAAATTCAATGCCTACTCATCATTACTGGCTGATGTTGAGAGATTTAGATATCGTGTGATCTCTGGTCATCCTAAGCATGATCGTCCCGTTAATATTCAGCCGACAGACGACATTATTATTGCTAGCAAAGATAGTTTAAATAGTGGACTTAATTACCTCACAGATAATTGGATTAATCATGCTGATACAATTCTTTTGGTGATTGATGAAGCTCATCATGCAACAGCAAAAACCTATCGAAAATTGATTGAAAGTATAAAGCAGAATTTTCAAGAAAGAGGGAAAACAAATGGCTTTAGAATGCTAGGGTTAACGGCAACTCCATTCAGAACGGACGCGGGTGAAAAAGGTTTACTAAAAAAAGTTTTTCCAGATGACATCATTTTTTCAGAACACCTTAGAACACTTATTACAAGAGGTATTCTTGCCGAACCTATTTTTGAAAACCTTGAGACAGATCTAGACTTTTATAGAGAACTTACAGAGAAAGATGTTAGGGCAATTGAGGATTTTGATAAACTTCCCAAGAAGATTGCCGAAAAAATTGCTATGTCTAGTATTCGCAATAAGCGGATCGTCGATCATTATGTTGAAAATCGTGACAAATACAAACCTCTATTAGTTTTTTCTGTTGATATTCAACACGCAATTGCATTAAATGGGTTATTTAAAAAACGGGGTATTGACTCTGACTTTGTGGCTTCCAAAATTACGGATGATGGAACTGGTGCTACAATTTCCGTAAAAGAGAACTCGGAAAAAATTAAGCGCTTTAGAGCAGGAGAAATAGAAGTTCTTATTAACGTAGAGATGTTAACCGAAGGGACTGATTTGCCCAATGTGCAAACGGTTTTTCTGGCACGTCCAACTACGTCTACTATTCTCATGACTCAAATGATTGGTAGGGCGCTACGGGGACAGCGAGCAGGAGGTACAGAAAAAGCCTATATCGTAAGCTTTATTGACGATTGGGAAAATAAAATAAATTGGGTTAATCCTGAAAAATTAACGGATATTGAAGGTGTTGAGTTTGTTGACAAAGAACTCGATACAATGAAGAGAATTGCTCGACTTATTTCAATCGAGAAGATCGAAGAATTTGCTCGTATAATGGATGACTCCATCGATACCACCGCCTTAGAAAAACTTGATTTTTTAACACGAATTCCTGTTGGAATTTATCGCTTCTCGATCCTTGAACCATCTGAGTCTGGTGAACCTCTCTCTAGAGATTATGATGTGCTTTTATACAACGATACAGAAGATGCTTATGACAGCTTTGTTAATGACTTGTCCGCTATATTTCAATGTATTGATGCTCAAAATAGAGAGATTTTAACCGATGAAGAGCTAGAGTATCTATTGCAACAAACAAAGGATATTTACTTCCCTGATCATCCTTTCTTGCTAGGTTACAGAGACGATGATGTGAAAAATATTTTACGTTTTTATGCCCAAAAAGAAATAAGGCCGGAATTTATTGCTTTTAGTGAGCGCAGAAAGTGCAACTCATCAATTGTTGCATCATATATTTATGACAATAATCTAACACGGAAACAGCAAAAAGAATATCTCACCTCCCTATGGAATGATAGTCAGTCCTTCTGGCAGGTTATATTTGGCTACAAGGAACTATATTTTAAGAAACAGGTAGAAATTGAACTTGATAAACTGGATGGATATTATCATGATCTACCCGTCGTCGCTCCGAAAATAATTCCTGATTCGGTACCATTAGAAAGACTTACACTTATTGAAATCCGAGAACGGGATCCAGCCGAGTACAGAAACATTAAAGATGCTGTTTTTGCTAGATTCACAGACGCCAAAGGTTTTATTACTTGTGCAATGAGTGGACTTAAGAGCCAGATGCGTCGGGATTTTCAAATCGATCACATTATTCCTATGTCCAAGGGGGGCTTAACTACACTTGAGAATCTTCAGGTCTTGTCGCGTAAAGCACACATAGAAAAAACCCGGTCGGAGAATCTGAAGTTCCCCTATAAGTCCTAG
- a CDS encoding NAD(P)H-quinone oxidoreductase subunit 4 produces the protein MTLTSFPWLTAIILFPIVAALFIPLIPDKDGKTVRWYSLTVGLIDFVLIVYAFYSGYDLNRPGLQLVESYTWLPQIDLKWSVGADGLSMPLIILTGFITTLAIMAAWPVTLKPKLFYFLMLAMYGGQIAVFAVQDMLLFFLVWELELVPVYLILSIWGGKRRLYAATKFILYTAGGSLFILLGGLTMAFYGDVDTFDMATIASKHFPLNLQLLLYAGFLIAYGVKLPIFPLHTWLPDAHGEATAPAHMLLAGILLKMGGYALLRMNVEMLPDAHAIFAPVLVILGVVNIIYAALTSFAQRNLKRKIAYSSISHMGFVLIGMSSFTDLGMSGAMLQMISHGLIGASLFFMVGATYDRTHTLMLDEMGGVGKKMKKVFAMWTACAMASLALPGMSGFVAELMVFVGFATSDAYNPVFRTIIVVLMGVGVILTPIYLLSMLREMLYGPENEELVSHTRLIDAEPREVFIVGCLLVPIIGIGFYPKLVTQIYDTTTQQLTALARQSVPSLRQQAAGLPPSDRPWQAPPLRS, from the coding sequence ATGACCTTAACTTCTTTTCCTTGGCTGACAGCCATTATCCTCTTTCCCATTGTAGCGGCTCTATTTATTCCGTTAATCCCCGATAAGGATGGCAAAACCGTTAGGTGGTATTCCCTCACCGTCGGTCTGATTGATTTTGTTCTGATTGTCTATGCCTTCTACAGCGGCTATGACCTGAACCGTCCTGGCCTACAGTTGGTAGAGAGCTATACGTGGCTACCGCAGATTGATTTGAAGTGGTCGGTGGGGGCCGATGGACTGTCGATGCCCTTAATCATCCTGACGGGCTTCATCACGACGCTGGCGATTATGGCGGCCTGGCCCGTCACCCTCAAGCCCAAGCTGTTTTATTTTTTAATGTTGGCCATGTACGGCGGTCAGATTGCCGTTTTTGCCGTGCAGGATATGCTCCTTTTCTTCCTGGTGTGGGAGTTGGAACTCGTCCCCGTCTATCTGATTCTTTCCATCTGGGGTGGGAAACGGCGACTCTACGCCGCCACTAAATTCATTCTCTACACCGCTGGCGGTTCCCTGTTTATTCTGCTGGGGGGCCTAACCATGGCCTTTTATGGGGACGTGGATACCTTTGACATGGCTACCATTGCCAGCAAGCACTTTCCCCTCAATCTGCAACTCCTGCTCTACGCTGGATTTTTGATTGCCTACGGCGTCAAACTGCCCATTTTTCCGCTCCATACCTGGCTCCCCGATGCCCACGGTGAGGCCACAGCTCCGGCCCACATGCTCCTAGCAGGGATTCTCCTCAAAATGGGAGGCTACGCCCTCCTGCGCATGAATGTGGAAATGTTACCCGATGCCCACGCCATTTTTGCCCCAGTGCTGGTGATTTTAGGGGTCGTCAACATTATCTACGCGGCCCTCACTTCCTTTGCCCAGCGCAATCTCAAGCGAAAAATTGCCTATTCTTCGATCTCCCACATGGGCTTTGTCCTGATCGGCATGTCCTCCTTCACCGATCTGGGCATGAGCGGAGCCATGCTACAAATGATTTCCCATGGCCTGATCGGGGCCAGTTTGTTTTTTATGGTGGGGGCCACCTATGACCGTACCCATACCTTGATGCTGGATGAAATGGGAGGGGTCGGCAAGAAAATGAAAAAGGTCTTTGCCATGTGGACGGCCTGTGCCATGGCTTCCCTGGCCCTACCCGGCATGAGTGGTTTTGTAGCCGAGTTAATGGTATTTGTCGGGTTTGCCACTAGCGATGCCTACAACCCTGTTTTTCGTACCATCATCGTGGTGCTCATGGGGGTCGGGGTGATTTTAACGCCGATCTATCTGCTCTCCATGCTCCGGGAAATGCTCTATGGCCCTGAAAATGAGGAATTGGTGAGCCACACCCGTTTGATCGATGCCGAGCCACGGGAAGTCTTTATTGTCGGTTGTCTGCTGGTGCCGATCATTGGCATTGGCTTTTATCCCAAGCTAGTCACTCAGATCTATGACACCACCACCCAGCAGTTAACGGCCCTAGCCCGTCAATCGGTGCCAAGCCTACGACAACAGGCGGCTGGGCTCCCGCCATCGGATCGACCCTGGCAGGCCCCTCCCCTGCGTTCCTAG
- a CDS encoding DUF4070 domain-containing protein, producing MRVLLVYPLFPPTFWSYEKILELVNRKVLLPPLGLVTVAAILPQTWEFKLVDRNIRAVTEEEWAWADLVLCSAMIVQKEDLLEQIREAKRRGKLVAVGGPYATSVPEEVEGAGADFLILDEGELTLPLFIEAVERGETQGVFRATEKPDVTSTPVPRYDLLEMDQYDSMSVQFSRGCPFQCEFCDIIVLYGRKPRTKTPAQLLKELDYLYELGWRRGVFMVDDNFIGNKRNVKLLLKELKVWQAEHGYPFRFNTEASIDLADDQELMELMVECFFDAVFLGIETPDEESLQMTKKFQNTRTSLADSIDKIIQTGLRPMAGFIIGFDGEQKGAGERIIRFAEQAAIPTTTFAMLQALPNTALWHRLEKEGRLRANKDGNINQTTLMNFIPTRPLEDIATEYVHAFWQLYDPHLYLDRIYRCFLKLGAPKCHPPAKLPSWIDIKALAIVIWRQGIKRDTRWRFWHHLFGILRQNPAVFEHYLTLCAHNEHFLEYRAIVRREIEAQLAEFLAQEQAPKPVVPQPELLTA from the coding sequence ATGCGTGTTTTACTGGTCTATCCCCTTTTCCCGCCCACCTTCTGGTCCTACGAAAAAATCCTAGAACTGGTGAATCGCAAGGTGCTTCTGCCTCCCTTAGGCTTAGTGACGGTGGCGGCGATTTTACCCCAAACCTGGGAATTTAAGTTGGTAGACCGGAATATCCGCGCGGTCACCGAAGAAGAATGGGCCTGGGCCGACCTAGTGCTCTGCTCCGCCATGATTGTGCAAAAGGAAGACCTGTTAGAGCAAATCCGTGAGGCTAAACGACGAGGCAAATTAGTTGCGGTGGGGGGCCCCTACGCGACCTCTGTCCCTGAAGAAGTCGAGGGCGCTGGGGCCGATTTTCTGATTTTGGATGAAGGCGAATTAACCCTACCCCTCTTTATCGAGGCTGTTGAACGGGGGGAAACCCAGGGCGTTTTTCGGGCCACGGAAAAGCCGGATGTCACCAGTACTCCCGTCCCCCGCTACGACCTCCTGGAAATGGATCAGTACGACTCCATGTCAGTGCAATTCTCGCGGGGCTGTCCCTTCCAGTGTGAATTCTGCGACATTATTGTCCTCTACGGCCGCAAACCCCGTACTAAAACCCCGGCTCAGTTACTCAAAGAACTGGACTACCTCTACGAACTGGGCTGGCGTCGGGGCGTGTTTATGGTGGATGACAATTTCATCGGCAATAAGCGCAATGTCAAACTTTTGCTCAAGGAACTGAAGGTCTGGCAAGCGGAGCATGGCTATCCCTTCCGTTTTAATACCGAGGCATCTATAGATCTAGCTGATGACCAAGAACTCATGGAACTGATGGTGGAATGCTTCTTTGACGCAGTCTTTTTAGGCATCGAAACCCCCGATGAAGAGAGCTTGCAGATGACCAAGAAGTTCCAGAATACCCGCACCTCCCTGGCGGATTCCATCGATAAAATTATCCAAACTGGCCTGCGCCCCATGGCGGGTTTTATCATCGGTTTCGATGGTGAACAAAAAGGAGCGGGGGAACGCATTATCCGCTTTGCAGAACAAGCAGCTATCCCTACGACCACTTTTGCCATGCTCCAGGCCCTGCCTAACACGGCCCTCTGGCACCGCTTGGAAAAAGAAGGTCGTCTCCGGGCCAATAAGGATGGCAACATCAACCAAACGACCTTGATGAACTTCATTCCGACCCGGCCGCTAGAGGACATCGCCACTGAGTATGTCCATGCCTTTTGGCAACTCTACGATCCCCATCTCTACCTTGACCGTATTTACCGTTGCTTTTTGAAATTGGGCGCCCCAAAATGCCATCCCCCGGCCAAACTGCCTAGTTGGATAGATATTAAGGCCCTGGCCATTGTGATTTGGCGGCAGGGAATTAAACGGGATACCCGCTGGCGCTTTTGGCACCATTTATTCGGGATTTTGCGGCAAAATCCAGCAGTTTTTGAGCATTACCTCACCCTCTGTGCCCATAACGAACACTTTCTAGAGTATCGGGCCATTGTCCGCCGCGAAATTGAGGCCCAATTAGCGGAATTTTTGGCCCAGGAACAAGCCCCAAAGCCGGTGGTACCTCAACCGGAACTTCTCACGGCTTAG